Proteins co-encoded in one Flavobacteriaceae bacterium MAR_2009_75 genomic window:
- a CDS encoding CBS domain containing-hemolysin-like protein translates to MEAAIFIIILSLLFSAFFSGMEIAFISANKIHIEIEKKQEGILAKVLTRLTKKPSKFIATMLIGNNIALVIYGFFMGDLLMYWFQSMLPSSSEFVNLILTDFSLLVQTVISTLIILFTAEFLPKVLFQIYSNNLLKFLAIPAYLFYLLFSVISDFVIWVSDLILKVFFKTDGDEVQLSFSKIELGDYINEQMETVNEEDEVDSEIQIFQNALEFAEVKAREVMVPRTEIKAVELDETPKNLAKLFTETGLSKILIYKDTIDNIIGYVHSYELFKKPKTIKSILLPVEFVPETMLVQDILNVLTKKRKSIAVVLDEYGGTSGLMTVEDIVEELFGEIEDEHDITDLIEEQLEDGSYKFSARLEVDYINETYKLEVPKSDEYETLGGFIVNDKGEIPEKDSEIQIEHFLFKILEVSNTKIDLVSLQILDKE, encoded by the coding sequence TTGGAAGCTGCTATTTTTATAATAATTCTTTCCCTTCTTTTTTCTGCCTTTTTTTCGGGCATGGAAATAGCCTTTATCTCGGCGAATAAGATTCATATTGAAATAGAGAAAAAGCAAGAAGGTATCTTGGCCAAGGTTTTGACACGGCTGACCAAAAAGCCTTCTAAGTTTATTGCTACCATGCTCATAGGCAATAATATTGCCTTGGTCATCTATGGTTTTTTTATGGGAGACCTGCTGATGTATTGGTTTCAAAGTATGTTGCCATCTTCCAGCGAATTTGTAAATCTGATTTTGACAGATTTCAGCCTTTTGGTACAAACAGTAATCTCGACCTTGATCATTTTGTTTACTGCCGAATTTCTACCTAAGGTTTTGTTTCAAATCTATTCTAATAACTTGCTTAAGTTTTTAGCAATACCTGCCTATCTATTTTATCTTTTATTTTCGGTGATCTCCGACTTCGTTATATGGGTCTCAGATTTGATACTCAAAGTATTCTTCAAGACGGATGGTGATGAGGTGCAACTGTCTTTTAGCAAAATAGAGTTAGGAGATTACATTAATGAGCAGATGGAAACCGTCAATGAAGAAGATGAGGTCGATTCTGAGATACAAATTTTTCAAAATGCCCTCGAGTTTGCAGAAGTGAAGGCTCGGGAAGTCATGGTGCCCCGTACCGAAATAAAGGCGGTAGAACTTGATGAAACTCCTAAGAATCTGGCCAAATTATTTACGGAAACAGGCCTCTCTAAAATATTGATTTACAAAGATACCATCGATAATATCATAGGTTATGTGCATTCATATGAGTTGTTCAAGAAGCCGAAAACGATAAAAAGTATTTTGTTGCCCGTAGAATTTGTGCCTGAGACTATGCTTGTTCAAGATATTTTAAATGTTCTGACCAAAAAGAGAAAGAGTATAGCCGTGGTTTTAGATGAATATGGTGGTACTTCAGGCTTGATGACCGTTGAAGATATCGTTGAAGAGTTGTTCGGTGAAATTGAAGATGAACACGATATAACCGATTTGATAGAAGAACAGCTAGAAGACGGATCGTATAAATTTTCTGCCCGGTTAGAGGTTGATTATATCAATGAAACCTATAAGCTTGAAGTGCCCAAAAGTGATGAGTATGAAACTCTTGGGGGTTTTATCGTTAACGATAAGGGCGAAATACCCGAGAAAGACTCTGAGATTCAAATTGAACATTTCCTCTTTAAAATTTTAGAAGTTTCCAACACCAAAATCGACTTGGTGTCTTTACAAATTCTCGATAAAGAATAG
- a CDS encoding peptidyl-prolyl cis-trans isomerase D, giving the protein MAILENIRKRTTVLILIIGLALFAFVISGVFTNSDFSGGKVGSSIAEINDEDISIDEFRQKVDLASRRSGPNASTMQTVNQVYEQEVRNAILGQQLEGLGIDIEQDQILNYIGTIPGYSQSPQFQNENGVFDQNKFREFIADLKVNNPAQYNLWLQDEKAIIENAKQQVYFNLIKAGVGATLKEGEFDYKLGNDKIDVKYVRVPYSSIPDSTISVSKSEIQSYINEHKDDYKQEPARDIQFVYFEEKASAADEKEIEDALNKLLDDTVEYNAQTDKNDTIKGFKTTNEMAAFLDRHSDIKFDTIYKAKNSLSARVADTLMTLQTGEIYGPYRDGDYFKVSRMMGRKANGSVKASHILLAYEGAQRANPEVTRTKEEAEAEAKRLLREARKKDAKFVELARDNSDGPSAPNGGDLGYFQEGTMVPAFNDFAFDNNVGTIGMVETDFGFHVIKIDDKQDIVQVATLAREIEPSEETVNTLFTDATKFEMESISSDSAFPDLAKESGYSVRPVNQIKSTDENLPGLSSQRSIVQWAFNGETSVGDIKRFDLPSGYAVVQLTKKYEEGLMAVEDASPTVLPIIRKERKAAQIIANNKGKSLDDLAKDNNTNVSTASALNVKSPTIPGAGSEPAVVGTAYALAEGATSELIEGNTGVFKLSVTKKTEGPKLDNYSTYSNSVRSSREARVSTSVYQALKDASEIEDNRSAFY; this is encoded by the coding sequence ATGGCAATTTTAGAGAATATAAGAAAACGAACAACGGTTCTAATTCTTATTATAGGTTTGGCACTTTTCGCTTTTGTGATTTCCGGTGTTTTTACCAATAGTGATTTTAGTGGTGGTAAAGTAGGCTCAAGTATAGCCGAAATTAATGATGAAGATATATCAATAGATGAGTTTCGTCAAAAGGTAGACCTTGCTTCAAGACGTTCGGGCCCGAATGCCTCTACAATGCAGACGGTGAACCAGGTCTATGAACAAGAGGTGAGAAATGCAATTCTTGGTCAACAGTTAGAAGGTCTGGGTATCGATATCGAGCAAGATCAAATATTGAACTATATCGGCACTATTCCTGGTTATTCTCAAAGTCCACAGTTTCAAAATGAAAATGGTGTTTTTGACCAGAATAAATTCAGGGAGTTTATCGCAGATCTTAAGGTCAATAACCCTGCCCAGTATAATCTTTGGTTGCAAGATGAAAAAGCGATTATTGAAAACGCCAAGCAACAGGTTTATTTCAATTTGATCAAAGCCGGGGTAGGAGCTACGCTTAAAGAAGGTGAATTCGATTATAAATTGGGTAATGATAAGATAGATGTGAAATACGTGCGTGTGCCGTACTCTTCTATACCTGATAGTACAATTTCAGTTTCCAAAAGCGAAATTCAGTCGTACATCAACGAACATAAAGATGATTACAAGCAAGAACCTGCTCGTGATATACAATTCGTTTATTTTGAGGAGAAGGCCTCCGCTGCTGATGAAAAAGAGATTGAAGATGCCTTGAATAAATTACTTGATGACACGGTGGAGTATAATGCACAAACCGATAAGAACGATACGATAAAAGGTTTTAAAACCACAAATGAAATGGCTGCCTTTCTAGATAGACATTCAGATATCAAGTTCGATACGATTTATAAGGCAAAGAATAGTTTGTCTGCAAGAGTTGCCGATACTTTAATGACCTTACAAACAGGTGAAATTTATGGCCCTTACAGAGATGGGGATTATTTTAAAGTTTCTAGAATGATGGGACGCAAAGCCAATGGTTCTGTAAAGGCCAGTCATATTCTTCTTGCCTATGAAGGTGCTCAAAGAGCCAACCCAGAGGTTACACGTACTAAAGAGGAAGCGGAAGCGGAAGCCAAACGTTTGTTGCGTGAAGCGAGAAAGAAAGATGCGAAATTTGTCGAGTTGGCGCGTGATAACTCTGATGGCCCATCAGCACCGAACGGTGGTGACCTTGGTTACTTTCAAGAAGGTACAATGGTACCTGCATTTAATGATTTCGCTTTCGATAACAATGTTGGTACCATCGGTATGGTAGAAACCGATTTCGGTTTTCATGTTATTAAAATAGATGATAAGCAAGATATCGTTCAAGTAGCTACCTTAGCTCGTGAAATCGAACCTTCAGAAGAAACGGTCAATACCTTGTTTACCGACGCTACTAAATTTGAGATGGAATCTATTTCTTCCGATAGTGCATTCCCTGACTTGGCTAAAGAATCAGGTTATTCGGTACGGCCGGTTAATCAAATTAAATCTACCGATGAGAACTTGCCTGGTCTATCTTCACAACGTAGTATAGTTCAGTGGGCTTTTAACGGTGAAACGAGTGTAGGAGATATCAAACGGTTTGACTTGCCTAGCGGTTACGCGGTAGTACAATTGACAAAAAAGTATGAAGAAGGTTTGATGGCTGTTGAAGATGCCTCTCCGACAGTTTTGCCCATCATCAGAAAAGAACGTAAGGCAGCACAGATTATAGCAAACAACAAGGGTAAATCTCTTGATGATTTGGCCAAGGATAATAATACGAATGTTTCAACAGCTTCTGCATTGAATGTAAAGTCACCTACGATACCAGGTGCAGGTTCTGAACCTGCGGTTGTCGGCACTGCTTATGCTTTAGCTGAAGGAGCCACTTCTGAGCTCATTGAAGGTAATACAGGAGTCTTCAAATTATCGGTCACCAAGAAAACTGAAGGCCCGAAATTGGATAATTACAGTACGTATTCCAATTCTGTCAGAAGTTCTAGAGAAGCTAGAGTTAGTACTTCGGTCTACCAAGCGCTTAAAGACGCTTCTGAAATTGAGGATAATCGATCGGCCTTTTACTAG
- a CDS encoding mevalonate kinase — MSTKKFYSSGKLLITGEYAVLDGALSLAVPTRFGQALKVSPIASPTIEWKSLDEAGKIWFDWSYQTENLITDGDKAFENDTAKTLLKLLREAKKLNHNFLNDTSGYKVESRLEFPRNWGLGSSSTLINNIAQWAEVDPFELLWNAFTGSGYDIACAQTNSPLTYKVLDQKPLFKSVDFSPTFSENLFFIHLDKKQNSREGIARYRDQKGNKKIFTEQISSITEDVLKCSNLKDFEFLMEQHEKLISEYIRLPTVKEELFPDYFGTLKSLGAWGGDFILATGNEQTPDYFHQKGYRTVLSYKEMVA; from the coding sequence GTGAGTACAAAAAAGTTTTATAGTAGCGGAAAATTGCTCATTACAGGGGAATATGCCGTCTTAGACGGTGCTTTGAGTCTCGCCGTACCGACACGTTTTGGCCAAGCTTTGAAAGTTAGTCCGATTGCTTCTCCAACTATAGAATGGAAGAGTCTTGATGAAGCAGGAAAAATATGGTTCGACTGGAGCTATCAAACAGAAAATTTAATCACCGACGGTGACAAGGCCTTTGAAAACGATACTGCTAAGACACTTTTGAAATTACTTCGTGAAGCAAAAAAATTGAATCATAATTTTTTAAACGATACTTCAGGGTATAAGGTTGAATCTAGATTGGAGTTTCCACGTAATTGGGGGTTAGGTTCATCTTCTACATTAATCAATAACATTGCACAATGGGCAGAGGTAGACCCTTTTGAACTTTTATGGAACGCCTTTACGGGCAGTGGATATGATATTGCCTGTGCACAGACAAATTCTCCGTTGACCTATAAAGTACTTGATCAAAAGCCATTATTCAAGTCTGTAGATTTTTCGCCCACCTTTTCAGAGAATCTTTTCTTTATACACTTAGACAAAAAGCAGAATAGTAGAGAAGGTATAGCCCGCTATCGAGACCAAAAGGGCAATAAAAAAATATTTACAGAGCAAATATCATCGATAACAGAAGATGTACTTAAGTGTTCAAATCTTAAGGATTTTGAATTTTTGATGGAACAACATGAAAAATTGATTTCAGAATACATTCGCCTACCTACCGTCAAAGAAGAATTATTTCCTGATTATTTCGGAACACTCAAAAGTCTCGGGGCTTGGGGAGGTGATTTTATTTTGGCCACCGGCAATGAACAGACACCGGATTACTTTCACCAAAAAGGTTATAGAACCGTATTATCATATAAAGAAATGGTAGCATAA